The Coleofasciculaceae cyanobacterium genome has a window encoding:
- a CDS encoding carbohydrate ABC transporter permease, protein MGIFSIVVFFLAPILWQILTSVKVNEDISAIPNVYLPSQITVEHYTQLFSRRPFLIYIFNSALVASISTVLCLVFGSPAAYVLARMNLPGEKFILTGVLIITLFPYVLLFLGLLEIVKAVGLGNNYLALIIPYTAINLPLTILVMRSFFQQLPRDLEDAAKIDGYKTLGMLINILLPMTLPALATTGILTFIFAWNEYIFALTFITEEVKKTIPVATAQLGGASLFDIPYGPIAAATVLGTLPLVILVLIFQRQIVQGLTAGAVKG, encoded by the coding sequence TTGGGAATTTTCTCAATCGTAGTCTTTTTTCTGGCACCGATTCTCTGGCAAATACTTACCTCTGTGAAGGTTAACGAAGATATTTCGGCAATTCCTAATGTTTATTTGCCCAGCCAGATTACTGTAGAACACTACACTCAGCTGTTTAGCCGTCGTCCTTTTTTAATCTATATATTTAACAGTGCCTTAGTAGCCAGTATTTCTACTGTTTTATGCTTAGTTTTTGGTTCTCCCGCCGCCTATGTTTTGGCCAGAATGAATTTGCCAGGCGAAAAATTTATCCTGACAGGGGTTTTAATTATTACTCTGTTTCCTTATGTGCTGCTATTTTTGGGATTACTAGAAATAGTTAAAGCCGTGGGTTTAGGTAATAATTATCTCGCTCTGATTATTCCTTATACTGCTATCAACTTGCCTTTGACTATCCTAGTAATGAGAAGTTTTTTTCAGCAGCTTCCCAGAGACTTAGAGGATGCTGCCAAAATAGATGGTTACAAAACTTTGGGAATGCTAATTAACATTTTGCTGCCTATGACTTTGCCAGCATTAGCAACCACTGGTATTTTGACCTTTATTTTTGCCTGGAATGAATACATCTTTGCTCTGACTTTTATCACTGAAGAAGTGAAAAAAACTATTCCCGTAGCTACGGCACAATTGGGAGGAGCAAGTTTGTTTGATATTCCCTATGGACCGATCGCAGCTGCGACAGTTTTGGGTACTCTACCATTGGTGATTCTCGTCTTAATTTTTCAGCGTCAGATTGTTCAAGGGTTAACAGCAGGTGCAGTAAAAGGTTAA
- a CDS encoding MoaD/ThiS family protein encodes MAQEDIKIKVKLFAIYQEAFKTSELDMMFPRQTTVGNVLESLIQQQPYLAKWQEVTRFGVNLQFVESDTVLQDGDEIVLIPPVSGG; translated from the coding sequence ATGGCGCAAGAAGATATAAAGATAAAAGTTAAACTGTTTGCTATTTATCAAGAGGCTTTTAAGACATCAGAATTAGATATGATGTTTCCGCGACAGACAACTGTAGGTAATGTTTTAGAGTCTTTAATTCAGCAACAGCCTTATTTGGCGAAATGGCAAGAAGTTACGCGCTTTGGCGTGAATTTGCAGTTTGTTGAATCTGATACCGTACTCCAAGATGGAGATGAGATAGTCTTGATTCCTCCCGTCAGCGGTGGTTGA
- the nuoK gene encoding NADH-quinone oxidoreductase subunit NuoK encodes MQLEYFLLLAAALFCIGIYGLITSRNAVRVLMSIELMLNAVNLNLVGFSNYLDPSNIKGQVFTVFVITVAAAEAAVGLAIVLAIYRNRNTIDMEQFNLLKW; translated from the coding sequence ATGCAACTAGAATATTTTTTGCTGTTAGCAGCAGCATTGTTTTGTATTGGAATTTACGGTTTAATTACTAGCCGTAATGCGGTGCGAGTTTTAATGTCAATTGAGTTAATGCTCAATGCCGTTAATTTAAATTTAGTCGGATTTTCTAATTATTTAGATCCAAGTAATATTAAAGGTCAGGTGTTTACGGTTTTTGTAATTACAGTAGCAGCAGCCGAAGCAGCTGTAGGTTTGGCAATTGTGCTAGCTATTTATCGTAATCGAAACACCATTGATATGGAACAATTTAATTTACTCAAATGGTAG
- a CDS encoding DUF4864 domain-containing protein produces MYISESDKAIIRQLIEKQLQAFQQNDEETAFSLTSPTIQRKFAQQDFMNMVSDKYGAIIKPRSIMFRGFTLIDDFPALVLTIMDREGSLAQAIFIVQHQRDYSWRIHGYELVSIDEKII; encoded by the coding sequence ATGTATATATCCGAAAGCGATAAGGCAATCATTCGTCAGCTAATCGAAAAACAACTTCAGGCATTTCAACAAAACGATGAAGAAACAGCTTTTTCCTTAACTAGTCCAACTATCCAAAGAAAATTTGCTCAGCAAGATTTTATGAACATGGTGAGCGATAAATACGGCGCGATAATCAAGCCTCGCTCAATTATGTTTCGTGGGTTTACTTTGATCGACGATTTCCCTGCCTTAGTATTGACGATTATGGATCGAGAAGGTAGCTTAGCTCAAGCAATTTTTATCGTGCAACATCAACGAGACTATAGCTGGCGCATTCATGGTTATGAGCTTGTTTCTATAGATGAAAAAATAATTTGA
- the nuoH gene encoding NADH-quinone oxidoreductase subunit NuoH: MNSGIDLQGSFSETLQGFGLSAGLAKAIWLPLPMLLMIIGATVGVLVVVWLERKISAAAQQRIGPEYAGPLGVLQPVADGIKLVFKEDVIPAKADPWLFTIGPILVVIPVFLSYLIVPFGQNLIITDINVGIFIWIALSSIAPIGLLMAGYASNNKYSLLGGLRAAAQSISYEIPLALSVLAIVMMSNSLSTIDIVEQQTGYGILGWNIWRQPVGFIIFWIAALAECERLPFDLPEAEEELVAGYQTEYSGMKFALFYLGSYVNLVLSALVFAVLYLGGWEFFIPLDHLADWIGVADTTPWLQVLTASLGILMTLVKAYFLVFIAILLRWTVPRVRIDQLLDLGWKFLLPVSLANLLITAALKLSFPVAFGG; encoded by the coding sequence ATGAATTCAGGAATCGATTTACAAGGAAGTTTTAGCGAAACTCTACAAGGGTTCGGGCTTTCAGCTGGTTTGGCTAAAGCGATTTGGCTACCGTTACCGATGTTGTTGATGATTATTGGCGCAACTGTTGGAGTTTTGGTAGTAGTTTGGCTGGAGCGAAAAATCTCGGCTGCTGCTCAACAGCGAATTGGACCTGAATACGCAGGGCCTTTGGGAGTATTACAGCCAGTAGCCGATGGCATTAAGTTAGTTTTTAAAGAGGACGTTATTCCTGCCAAAGCCGATCCCTGGCTATTTACTATCGGACCTATATTAGTTGTAATTCCCGTATTTCTGTCCTATCTAATTGTACCTTTTGGTCAGAATCTAATCATTACCGATATCAACGTGGGCATATTTATTTGGATTGCCCTCTCTAGTATTGCGCCCATTGGCTTGTTGATGGCAGGTTATGCTTCTAATAATAAATACTCTTTGCTAGGTGGTTTGAGAGCAGCAGCTCAGTCCATTAGTTATGAAATTCCGCTAGCATTATCAGTATTGGCGATCGTCATGATGTCCAATAGTCTTAGTACCATTGATATCGTCGAGCAACAGACAGGCTATGGCATTTTGGGCTGGAATATTTGGCGACAACCTGTCGGCTTTATTATTTTTTGGATTGCCGCACTAGCTGAATGCGAGCGTTTACCCTTCGATTTACCAGAAGCGGAAGAAGAACTAGTCGCTGGTTATCAAACAGAATATTCAGGAATGAAGTTTGCTCTTTTTTATCTAGGCTCTTACGTTAATTTAGTGCTATCGGCGTTAGTTTTTGCTGTTCTCTATCTCGGTGGTTGGGAATTCTTTATTCCCCTAGATCATTTAGCTGATTGGATTGGTGTTGCTGATACAACCCCTTGGTTGCAGGTATTGACTGCTTCTTTAGGCATTCTCATGACCCTGGTTAAAGCTTATTTTTTAGTATTTATTGCCATCCTATTACGTTGGACTGTACCCCGGGTTCGGATCGACCAATTGTTAGACTTAGGGTGGAAATTCCTCTTACCAGTTTCTCTGGCTAATCTTCTGATCACTGCTGCCTTGAAATTATCTTTTCCCGTAGCTTTTGGTGGTTAA
- a CDS encoding alpha/beta hydrolase, with translation MNLQQNLKLTLVLRCLITLSLGLSVLAFKSKSALGAEQVKLIYGPFQGQISVESLARYAATGEMSREFSLYSQFVDEQTLVQLRYWLNNRFACDRVAIHQFANTLAGEEFLQQLGTVIKTHPERNGFYAVRSALIEAADLPNNSNGWTVIEAMQNFPTEDLQIDTKDLFELQQFWSDNQNSYRAAVKVFAPQPQP, from the coding sequence ATGAATCTTCAACAAAATCTTAAATTAACATTGGTTTTACGCTGCTTAATTACTTTGAGTCTAGGATTATCAGTTTTAGCCTTTAAATCTAAATCGGCTTTGGGTGCAGAACAAGTCAAGTTAATTTATGGACCGTTTCAAGGCCAAATTTCGGTCGAGTCTTTGGCTAGATATGCAGCTACAGGAGAGATGAGTCGTGAATTTAGCCTTTATTCTCAATTTGTGGACGAGCAAACTTTAGTTCAATTACGTTATTGGCTAAACAACCGTTTTGCGTGCGATCGCGTGGCGATCCATCAATTTGCTAATACCCTAGCGGGAGAAGAGTTTTTGCAGCAGTTGGGTACGGTAATTAAGACTCATCCTGAACGTAATGGGTTTTATGCAGTTCGTTCGGCTTTAATTGAAGCTGCCGACTTACCCAATAATTCTAATGGTTGGACTGTAATTGAGGCGATGCAAAATTTCCCCACGGAGGATTTGCAAATTGATACTAAGGATTTATTTGAGCTACAGCAGTTTTGGTCTGATAACCAGAACTCATATCGCGCTGCTGTAAAGGTTTTTGCGCCTCAACCTCAACCTTAA
- a CDS encoding ROK family protein has product MMNQFEQLRTLTVDIGGSGIKVMVLDPQGQPLSDRQRLKTPDPAKPKQVIDTILTLAQSQEFDRVSVGFPGVVQLGLIKTAVNLDPDWLQYDLASNLSQLLAKPVKVANDADIQGFGAISGKGVELVLTLGTGFGSALFVDGKLVPNLEMGHHPFRKKETYEQQLGRAALEKEGQKKWNDRLAKALANLEHLFNYERLYIGGGETKNINFTLPDNATIIPNITGLLGGIKLWTN; this is encoded by the coding sequence ATGATGAATCAGTTTGAACAATTACGAACTTTAACAGTAGATATTGGCGGTAGTGGGATTAAAGTAATGGTTCTAGATCCTCAAGGTCAACCTCTTAGCGATCGCCAACGTCTTAAAACTCCCGATCCAGCAAAACCAAAACAGGTAATAGATACCATTTTGACCTTAGCCCAATCACAAGAGTTCGATCGCGTATCGGTTGGCTTTCCAGGAGTGGTGCAACTTGGTCTGATTAAAACTGCCGTTAATTTAGACCCTGATTGGCTGCAATACGACTTGGCTAGTAATTTGTCGCAGTTATTAGCCAAGCCAGTTAAGGTAGCTAACGATGCCGATATTCAGGGGTTTGGGGCGATTTCTGGCAAGGGAGTAGAGCTGGTGCTGACCTTGGGAACGGGATTTGGTTCAGCTTTATTTGTCGATGGTAAATTAGTGCCTAACTTGGAAATGGGACATCATCCGTTTCGTAAGAAAGAAACTTATGAACAGCAATTAGGTAGAGCAGCCTTAGAGAAAGAAGGGCAAAAGAAATGGAACGATCGCTTGGCAAAAGCCCTAGCTAATCTAGAACATCTGTTTAACTATGAACGGCTTTATATTGGTGGAGGGGAGACTAAAAATATTAACTTTACTTTGCCTGACAATGCCACCATTATTCCTAACATCACTGGCTTACTCGGCGGTATTAAACTTTGGACTAACTAA
- a CDS encoding succinylglutamate desuccinylase/aspartoacylase family protein — protein MIPLISNIDLFKLASGDVLSLQIYKFVGRQSGKKAYIQANLHGAEIVGNAVIQQLIADLMTLDQSQLQGEIWLVPVCNPLGVNQRSHFFSTGRFNSYDGKNWNRIFWDYETEVEDLTEFAQSQLNHTPEVIRSNYLAKIKQAWAKEFDRINRPSSLPISRQYRYQLQSLCLDADYVIDIHSSSNQALDYTFGFKERIASTKYLLLEYCVLMDEYDGDAFDEAFLKPWLALEKELANLGRKVRFDLESWTLELGAGMVMNPKSVAKGLAGIKNYLAHKQILSLPEEITTTEVTLISKSRINSYYAPTGGMVQSRLPLETRVNPGDRIYQLLSFNKQGKTPEIVDVCAETKGIVFDLSTNQCVNQGEYVMDILDC, from the coding sequence ATGATTCCCCTGATCTCAAATATAGATTTATTTAAGCTGGCTTCTGGTGATGTTTTATCTTTACAAATATATAAATTTGTGGGTAGACAGTCGGGCAAGAAAGCATATATCCAGGCAAATCTACACGGTGCGGAAATTGTTGGCAATGCCGTAATTCAGCAATTAATTGCCGATTTAATGACTTTAGACCAATCTCAATTACAGGGCGAGATTTGGTTAGTGCCTGTTTGTAACCCTTTAGGCGTAAATCAGCGATCGCACTTTTTTTCGACGGGAAGATTTAATAGCTACGATGGTAAAAACTGGAATCGTATTTTCTGGGATTATGAAACAGAGGTAGAAGATTTAACCGAATTTGCTCAATCACAGCTGAATCATACTCCCGAAGTTATCCGTAGTAATTATTTAGCTAAAATTAAACAAGCATGGGCTAAAGAATTCGACCGCATCAATCGACCAAGTAGTCTCCCCATCAGCCGTCAATATCGTTATCAGCTACAGTCTTTATGTTTAGACGCAGATTACGTGATTGATATTCATAGTTCCAGCAATCAGGCACTTGACTATACTTTTGGTTTTAAAGAAAGAATTGCTAGCACCAAATATTTATTGCTGGAATACTGTGTTCTAATGGATGAATATGACGGTGATGCCTTTGATGAGGCATTTCTCAAGCCATGGCTAGCTTTAGAAAAAGAGTTGGCTAATTTAGGCAGAAAAGTTAGGTTTGACCTAGAGTCTTGGACTTTGGAATTGGGTGCAGGAATGGTCATGAACCCCAAGTCGGTAGCCAAAGGACTAGCAGGAATTAAAAATTATTTAGCTCACAAACAGATTTTGTCTTTGCCTGAGGAAATTACGACTACGGAAGTTACCCTAATATCGAAAAGTAGAATCAATAGCTACTATGCGCCAACAGGCGGAATGGTTCAGTCTAGATTACCGCTAGAAACTAGAGTAAATCCTGGCGATCGCATTTATCAGCTTCTAAGTTTTAATAAGCAGGGAAAAACACCAGAAATAGTTGACGTTTGCGCCGAAACGAAAGGAATAGTCTTTGATCTATCTACGAATCAATGTGTCAATCAAGGCGAATATGTCATGGATATTCTCGATTGCTAG
- a CDS encoding NADH-quinone oxidoreductase subunit J → MNLAEGVQIVSFGILGVMMIGTALGVVLLPKIVHSAFLLAGVFISISGLYILLNADFVAAAQILIYVGAVNVLILFAIMLVNKQENYAQLPGRKLRKVATAVVCFGLFALLGTMVLATPWSLDTSSPMIDNTIIALGEHFFSDYLLPFELASVLLLMAMVGAIILARRDLIPESSTLPESFTTGLTLPERPRELASLSGDSEALGNK, encoded by the coding sequence GTGAATTTAGCGGAAGGAGTGCAGATAGTTTCTTTTGGCATCTTGGGGGTGATGATGATTGGGACAGCCTTAGGGGTTGTCCTATTACCCAAAATTGTCCATTCTGCTTTTTTATTAGCTGGAGTGTTTATTAGCATCTCTGGTTTGTATATTCTGCTCAACGCCGATTTTGTAGCAGCAGCGCAGATCTTGATCTATGTCGGTGCAGTTAATGTGCTAATTTTGTTTGCCATCATGCTGGTTAACAAACAAGAGAACTATGCACAACTACCTGGTCGTAAGCTGCGTAAAGTGGCGACTGCGGTAGTCTGTTTTGGTCTGTTTGCTCTGTTGGGGACAATGGTTTTAGCAACGCCTTGGTCGTTGGATACTAGTTCTCCCATGATTGACAACACAATCATCGCTTTGGGCGAACATTTCTTTAGTGATTATTTGTTGCCTTTTGAGTTGGCTTCCGTACTACTATTAATGGCGATGGTAGGGGCAATTATTCTGGCTCGTCGCGATCTAATTCCTGAATCTTCAACTTTGCCAGAAAGCTTTACTACCGGCCTAACTTTGCCAGAGCGTCCTCGCGAATTAGCTAGCCTAAGTGGTGATAGCGAAGCGCTCGGCAACAAATAA
- the era gene encoding GTPase Era, translating to MNQELNLDNQLATIPIAPAGFKSGFIAIIGRPNVGKSTLMNHLIGQKIAIVSPVAQTTRNRLQGILTTSEAQIIFVDTPGIHKPHHELGKVLVQNAKTAIKSVDLVLFVVDGSTEAGTGDRFIFDILQRIGTPVILGLNKVDLQPGNYQFIDDTYADLIADTNWSTVKFSATAGTGTENLQQALINQLETGPYYFPPDLVTDQPERFIMTELIREQILLHTRQEIPHSVAITIEKIEETPTLTKVNAAINIERSSQKGIIIGKKGSMLKTIGTAARQQIQKLISGRVHLELFVKVEPKWRQSRLRLAEFGYQVED from the coding sequence ATGAATCAAGAATTAAATTTAGATAATCAGCTTGCTACGATCCCGATCGCCCCCGCCGGATTTAAGTCTGGCTTTATTGCCATTATCGGTAGACCTAATGTCGGGAAGTCTACTTTGATGAATCATTTGATCGGACAAAAAATTGCCATCGTTTCACCTGTGGCACAAACTACTCGTAACCGACTACAGGGAATTCTCACTACGTCTGAAGCACAAATCATTTTTGTCGATACTCCAGGGATTCATAAACCACATCATGAACTGGGAAAAGTGTTAGTGCAAAATGCCAAAACAGCAATTAAGTCGGTAGATCTAGTTTTGTTTGTGGTAGATGGTTCGACCGAAGCTGGAACAGGCGATCGCTTTATTTTTGATATTCTTCAACGAATAGGTACACCTGTAATTCTCGGCTTAAATAAAGTTGATTTGCAGCCAGGTAATTATCAGTTTATTGATGATACTTATGCCGATTTAATTGCCGACACTAATTGGTCTACAGTTAAATTTTCCGCAACTGCTGGTACAGGTACAGAAAACCTCCAACAGGCTTTAATTAACCAGTTAGAAACTGGTCCTTATTACTTTCCTCCAGACTTGGTAACAGACCAACCAGAACGCTTTATCATGACAGAGTTAATTAGGGAACAAATCTTATTGCACACTCGCCAAGAAATTCCCCATTCCGTGGCAATTACCATCGAGAAGATCGAAGAAACACCCACCCTAACCAAAGTTAATGCGGCAATTAATATTGAACGTAGCTCGCAAAAGGGTATCATCATCGGTAAAAAAGGCAGTATGCTAAAAACTATCGGGACAGCAGCACGCCAACAAATTCAAAAGCTAATTTCAGGCAGAGTACATTTAGAATTGTTTGTTAAAGTTGAACCTAAATGGCGACAGTCTCGGTTACGATTGGCAGAGTTTGGCTATCAGGTTGAAGATTAA
- the ndhI gene encoding NAD(P)H-quinone oxidoreductase subunit I — translation MFNILKQVQDYAKESWQAAKYIGQGLSVTFDHMQRRPVTVQYPYEKVIPSERYRGRIHYEFDKCISCEVCVRVCPINLPVVDWEFDKTAKKKKLNHYSIDFGVCIFCGNCVEYCPTNCLSMTEEYELSSYDRHELNYDSVALGRLPYKVTQDPMVTALKEFAYLPQGVVDPHGLPEGSQRAGKRPEDILEEIEAAKPKEEVASE, via the coding sequence ATGTTTAATATTCTCAAACAAGTACAAGACTATGCCAAAGAGAGTTGGCAAGCAGCAAAATATATCGGTCAAGGTCTTTCAGTAACCTTCGATCATATGCAGCGTCGTCCTGTCACCGTTCAATATCCTTACGAAAAAGTAATTCCTTCCGAACGCTATCGCGGTCGAATCCACTACGAATTTGACAAGTGTATTTCCTGTGAAGTCTGCGTTCGTGTCTGTCCGATTAACTTACCTGTGGTTGATTGGGAATTTGATAAAACAGCCAAGAAGAAAAAGCTCAATCACTATAGTATTGACTTTGGTGTCTGTATTTTCTGCGGTAACTGCGTAGAATATTGCCCGACAAACTGTTTATCTATGACAGAAGAGTATGAATTATCTTCTTATGACCGTCACGAGCTTAATTATGATAGTGTGGCTCTAGGACGCTTGCCTTATAAAGTAACTCAAGATCCAATGGTTACTGCTCTTAAAGAGTTTGCTTACTTACCTCAAGGTGTAGTCGATCCTCATGGCTTACCTGAAGGATCTCAGCGTGCTGGTAAACGCCCAGAAGATATTTTAGAAGAAATTGAAGCTGCTAAACCCAAAGAAGAAGTTGCCAGTGAGTAG
- a CDS encoding peptide ligase PGM1-related protein — translation MLLLSLNMVDTFHSEAAAKRFRQLQNQLREWTKSPEEGKLWQSIDIFDQDNFDILVIPSFSVDQQVGDKVSGFLHYEERLLFSLIRLRNPLTRVIYITALPLCPIVIDYYLQLLPGIPFSHARDRLLLISTYDGSLKPLTQKILDRPRLVDKIHRALRPNKSYMVCYNSTDLEQRLSLKLGIPLLAASPEVLNWGSKSGSRQIFAEAKIPHPDGSYTVTNATDLLEELWLLWQRQPKLQRIVVKLNEGFSGEGNAVLDLRPIQNYAPNLCSAVETKAALSQQLEKMSFQGKGETWLSFSRRIPELGAIVEAFVEGEIKRSPSVQGYIRPSGEVEIISTHDQILGGANGQVYEGCYFPADADYRYELQELGLRVGEILAAKGAIERYGVDFIVVQHPETKKWDIQAIEINLRKGGTTHPFMTLRLLTNGTFDYDTGRFLSQQGQEKYYIATDNLQKEQYRGLLPTDLMDIVAQERLHFDSGSQTGTVFHLMGALSEFGKLGLTSIGNSLSEAQQIYDRVEAVLDRATEINPQVEQNQENPLPLPINWSSSL, via the coding sequence GTGTTGTTACTTTCCTTAAACATGGTAGATACATTTCATTCAGAAGCAGCGGCAAAGCGTTTTAGACAGCTACAAAATCAGCTACGAGAATGGACAAAATCACCTGAGGAGGGGAAGCTGTGGCAAAGTATTGATATTTTCGACCAAGATAACTTCGACATATTGGTTATTCCTTCTTTTAGCGTCGATCAGCAGGTAGGAGATAAAGTATCAGGATTTTTGCACTACGAAGAAAGGTTGCTATTTTCTTTGATTCGCTTACGCAATCCTTTAACTAGGGTAATTTATATTACTGCTTTGCCTTTATGTCCGATAGTAATTGATTATTATCTGCAACTATTGCCAGGAATTCCATTCTCTCATGCTCGCGATCGCTTATTACTAATCAGCACCTACGATGGTTCTCTCAAACCTTTAACCCAAAAGATTTTAGACCGTCCTCGGCTGGTTGATAAAATTCACCGTGCTTTGCGCCCCAATAAATCATACATGGTTTGCTACAATTCCACAGATTTAGAGCAGCGTCTATCTTTAAAACTAGGCATTCCTCTATTGGCAGCATCTCCTGAAGTACTCAATTGGGGTTCAAAAAGCGGTAGTCGTCAAATTTTTGCCGAGGCGAAAATTCCTCATCCTGACGGAAGCTACACCGTTACCAATGCGACAGATTTGCTAGAAGAGCTATGGCTACTCTGGCAAAGGCAGCCTAAGCTGCAACGAATTGTTGTCAAGCTAAACGAAGGTTTCTCTGGTGAAGGCAACGCTGTATTAGACTTAAGACCAATTCAAAACTATGCTCCCAATCTATGTAGTGCAGTAGAAACCAAAGCTGCTTTGAGTCAACAGTTAGAAAAAATGAGCTTTCAGGGGAAAGGAGAAACCTGGTTGTCTTTTTCGCGTCGTATTCCCGAATTAGGGGCAATTGTTGAGGCTTTTGTCGAAGGAGAGATTAAACGATCGCCTAGTGTTCAAGGTTATATTCGACCATCAGGAGAAGTAGAAATTATCTCTACCCACGATCAAATTTTAGGCGGTGCTAATGGACAAGTTTACGAAGGGTGCTATTTCCCGGCTGATGCTGACTATCGCTATGAACTACAGGAACTTGGCTTGAGAGTAGGAGAAATCTTGGCAGCCAAAGGTGCTATAGAACGTTACGGAGTAGATTTTATTGTCGTGCAGCATCCCGAAACCAAAAAATGGGATATCCAGGCGATCGAAATTAACTTACGTAAGGGTGGCACAACCCACCCCTTTATGACCTTGAGATTGTTGACGAACGGCACGTTTGATTACGATACAGGAAGATTCTTGAGTCAGCAAGGTCAGGAAAAATATTATATTGCTACAGATAATTTACAAAAAGAACAGTATCGGGGTTTATTGCCTACTGATTTGATGGATATTGTTGCTCAGGAAAGACTACATTTTGATAGTGGCAGTCAGACGGGAACAGTGTTTCATCTTATGGGTGCGTTGTCAGAATTTGGCAAGTTAGGCTTAACCAGTATTGGCAACTCTTTGTCAGAAGCGCAGCAAATATACGATCGCGTTGAAGCCGTGCTAGATCGAGCCACTGAAATTAATCCTCAAGTCGAACAAAATCAAGAAAATCCCTTACCATTACCAATTAATTGGAGCAGTAGTCTGTAA